A segment of the Fusarium musae strain F31 chromosome 2, whole genome shotgun sequence genome:
CTCGGGTATCAGGGGTCGCATACGTCTGTCATAACTAGTCATAGTATGCCAGAAAGACCTGATGGTCGCACCGAAACTATCAAAGTAAAGTGTCAGCGGCAGGCGAAGGCAGTAAGCGATTTCGAAAGAGGGTGTCAAGACATACGTGTTTGCCATTGTGGCGGCAGTAGGGGCTTAAAACCCAAAGAACGGCGAAAAAGGGTGAACGAGCGTTGGTTGCTAGGGGTTTGGTTGCGACGGGAAGACAAGGTGAAGAGCCACAATGAAAGTGCCTGAGCCTGGTCTAGCGATTAAAGTAGAGCGGTGTGATAAAGCAAAAGGAGAGAGTGAGCGAGCGAGAAAGATTTGCGAGAGAGCGACGAATGGAGTTTGTTGATgaatggatgatgatgtaggGTTTGAGGTGAAGATTGATGCAGCCGAAAAGTCCCAAAAGCCCGAGTTGGTTTGTCCAATCCAATCTAATCCAGGGGAACCTGACGAGCCAAATGGGACAAATGGAGCTACAGGAGGAGAAAGGTGAGGTGGCTGCTGGCTGCTGGTCTACTCCGCTAAGACGCGTGgggtcttctctttctttttactcCCACTGTCGTGTAAGGCCTTTAGAAGTGGATGCGCCAGGGGAATAGGATGGATAGGCGaggtaattatagtaatcttgGTAACTTGTGAGTTTCTAGTTACAATCTCGAAGCATGAAATACCCAGGCACCTAGACAGGTGCTGGTGAGGGGGGATACCTTACTAGAATGGGAGGTCGGCACTGGAAAAAAGGACactgagaaggatgatggaaTGAAACAGGTTGGTAATGGGATAGATGCAATGAAAGGGCTGGCACAtgaggagagaagatgagaaaaGAGGTTGGCCTCTTTGTTTTGTTGTTGATTGATTGTTTAAAACGACCAATAGACAGACGGGCTTTGATGTCTCTCATTTGGAGCCAAGCTAGCCATGCTAGCCAGCGTCTCCGCAGTGCCTCAGTGCACTTCTGGCACTGCAGTCCGGCACTCGAACAGTGGAGTGTGGCGGAAGTGATAAGGGGCTGACAGATGATGCTACTGTTGCATTGAGGTCACTGACACTGAGTGGCTGCTTCGGCTTCAGATGGACAAAGGGCTACATAAAAGTTGGCAGCAGAGGGGAAAGGGAACTAATAGGAGATGCTCCGCGATTAGGTTAGAAAGATGCAGCCAATCGTCACCTAATTAACTACCTTAATAACCTCTTATCCGTACATATTATGGATGATATCCGTACTTTTCCATCAATTAAACCCAATGCCATTGTCTTCCAGGCTGTAACGGTTTTCACAAACTCAATGGGCAATTCATTCAAAATATTGGGTTCTAGCATTCCTAACCACGCGTGGTCCAGCTGAAGCCCATTCGATACTCCTGAATTCCATCCTATTTCCATTCCCTTAGTtcaactaggtacctactaagCTACAGTACAAGGCCGGGTTTGAGGCGGCCAGGCGAAGGCCGCGGGGGGCTTgcataaggtacctaggctaggggaggaaagaaaattTTGGACCTCaaccctaagtgataaaaaacACTTAGGTAAACCTAGTCTAATTTTAGGGGACCttatactaagtttattttgacaccctgcATCAAGGTTTGCTGTTTTCTCGCCCCCTGAGGGTAGGGTACCTATAGAAGAGCTAGCAATGCAAGGTACCGCTCCCGCAAGCACATTATGGCCCGCTACATGTTTCGAGATTAGGTTCAGGGGCAGCCTAGGTAAGTTAGATCCAATTTTGGCTAGTCCAGGTCGCAAATGATAACGCATTGCAGAAGTTCAATGGACGACAGAGACTGAAGAGAAAACGCCGTGGCTTATTCTTGTTTTTAAGGGTCCGATATAAGTGCCTGAAACTCAATGTTGCAAAATGGACAACTACAAATACAGCAATAATGGGAAATTCACGATGCGGAGACCTATGCTGCTATGGTACGTATGTGTACAGTACCTATTTCATCAACGGCCAATTGGGTACTGTGGAGCAGCTGATCGATCGATAATCCATCCCATATCATCCATATCCACCCATGTCCGTCACGTTGAACCCCGAGAGTTATCACGGACCCGAATGCAGAAGCTTTAGATAAAGACATCTCGCCTCCGTTTGAGATTCGATGCTTGATCCTTCCATTACAAATTCACATCTAAGGTTCATTCTTGACCGATGATCTTAGCACCCTTGAACCCAGGTAATATGATCTCCCTAATCTCCTCCTCTGACAGTCTGACTTGTGAGGTTCAAACTTTGATGACCAGGGAAATATCTGTAGGTACCCAGATAATATGTCCACATGCACTCCACGAAAGACCAAAAACATCTTTCAAAGTACGAGATATTGGCCCTGAATTATTCGCCTACGGTTCCTCGACCTAGGTAAATTGAAGTTTCCTACTCCGTCTTGCCCGTATGCCCCGGCGATAAGTTATATGTTTATCAACAAcccctgctgctgttgtcatTGAACAATACGGATATCACACCCGTTCCGAATCCAAATCCGTTATCGCCATGTATTCTACCATTGCCACTTCTGGCTGGGCTGCCTCATGCAGTTCCCGTCACTCACAGACGTTGCTCAAGTGCGGGAGAGGAAAATAATTTCTAATTCTAGCGTCTCTGTGAGACTGCAACTGTGATGTCACTTGTTCTTGTTTCTGCTACACAAAGGATGGTCATAGGATGGCAATCCCCTTCCCATTGGTCTTTGCTTGTGTCCCTCGTGGCTTTCGCATGGTTCCATACGGGTATTTGCCACGGCTCACAACAAAGGCCTGTTTTTCTGTGTGTATCCGTGACAATCGATCAAGCTTGATTGCCTGCGGCAAGTTTTACGGCGATATTCAAGCAGTAATAGACAGTTTTGTTTGGTTTCATGCCTGATTCGTATAACCATTCATTACGCTTCGCTACTACCTACTTTACACATCAAATCAACCACTAACATACCTGTTCCAAGCAATCCCTCGACTCCATTGAAGCCCAGCACTTCGTGCATCACATATCGTCCTGGTCCATCTATGTCTGCCACATGTGCTCACTCAGCCCGAGCAGTTTGTCCTGCATCTGTCGCTTGGCTGCAGTGGCGATTCCTCGTTCAGGATGTGCCATAGCCTCACTATAGCAGAGCTCGACAAGTGCCTTGAGCTCGTCGTACGAAAAGTTGTCTGGATCCTGCGCGCTGGTCCCTCGTTGCTGTTCTTTGTCCTCCTTTGCCTTCTCTACAATGGCGTCTGCACCTTGTTCGTATAGCGAAAAGTAATTAGCTGCACGCGCTAGGTCCACCCCTTCCTCCACGTTCTTGAGGTTCTGTTGCAGCACAAGAATGTTGAGTTGCATACGTCCACAGCCCTTGTCATTCATAGGCGACGCTTTACATGCATTGCTCACAAGATAGCAGTTTATGAGCAGCCCCAGACCCGTTCGAATAAAGGCtatctccttctctctgAGATACTTCACGATGGTCTCGTCAAAGAATACCAATTCCGAGTTGAGGCTTAAGATCTGGGGGTCAGGTTCACTCACTTCCTGGTCAAGCAAGTAGGGTGCCACCTTGGGGGATAAGGCAATGGACAATGAATGGACTATGCGGCACCGGATCTCCATATGGAGAGTTAGTAGCGCAGTTCCTGCGAGTTCTTCGAAAGACGACACTATGCTGTCAAACGCTCTGAACATTGATCAGTTATATGTTTGCCTATCGGGTCGCATTACTTACTGCACAGTTTCCTGCGTTAATGGTAGTGACACagggccttcttctcctgcggTTTTGCCAGTATCGTTCATAAGAGTCCATCTTCGGCTCGAATGTCGAGGCAGGTTTTGTCGTGACGTATCTGTGTCATGCGTTGTGATCTGCCGCAGGCCAGCAATTTTAACGGCAAGCCACTTCATGCTGGTGTACAATAGGCACAGGGATGAGATGGAATCTCGATCTTGAATGATGTCACCTGAGTCGAGTGGCGACTCATCTGTGAGTTCCATCAACAAGTGTATCTCCTTTTCGGCCAGTTCCCAGTCCATCTCTTCTGACATGAAAAGCTTCTTCATTGTTTCTTGTATCTCTCCTTGGTCCAGAGAGAATCGTGCCGATGACCTTAGGTTGTCGTTGCTGATCTCGGCAGCCGGATCCTGAGCTTTGACGACAAGCGTTTTGAACCAGCTGAAGCAGCGGTCATAGTACCGCATCATTTGAGTGACAATCAGCGAGCTGAGTGCTTGGTCTGGTGGTATGGTTCCCAGCATACGACAGAAAGCTTTCACAACCTCGAAAAAGGCTGTTGTTCCTCGAAATACAGGCCGACGTGCTACCTGGCTCCAGGCTGGGTCTTGTGTGAATGCATCTGCCTCCCCAAAGACGGTATCGCTCAGTTTTGCGAGTGTCTCGTCCAATTGTGGTTGAAAGACATTGACCAAGAAATTGTCCAAGAATGTTGTTAGTGTGCTTGCTGCCAGGTCTGAACCTGGAGGGACGATGTTCTTGAGACGCTGCAGGAAGACTAACGTCGGCGGTAGTAACAAGCTCATATTGAAGACACTAGGTTCCACCAGAGATTTGTACGAGCCTGTCGTTTGATGACTGTTTCCAAACAGACCATCACttcctgctcctgctcctcttcttcctccctccTGGACATTCCGCCCTTTTCTGTCTTGCTTTCGAGATCCTAGCCCAGGAACGGCATCTTGGATGATGTTGTCCAATGCGTCATATTCACTCGTCATCTCAACAGACTTTGTATTCGCTTCAGAAAACTTGAAAAGATGCTCTCGTATGTCTTTCTTGCCATGGAGCGTATCTCCTGGGTTTGGCGAGTCAAACTGATAGACATCTGCATCGGTCGTAACATAATTATGCAGCAAAGATCTAATCTCGTTCTGGTATAGATTCCACAGTTCTTTGAA
Coding sequences within it:
- the SEC8 gene encoding exocyst subunit — protein: MSNRYDRPHRDGNGYGNFGRSNDDYRSGYQDGYGSDRYAIPPATQHPRPPPSLRQMPSRSRIPQVQAPPQPADTHAARQITEVIDHIKKEWPAMCQDDCVPVQLALQLLDRSSVGRAHEYAQFQQSHNYLQESLKGIVHEHHQGFNSSIGTFHKIQSSIQQSQKRVRALKESLASSKTSLCATDPELKKLSKSSQEFDALVQTLNELDDLRAVPDQLEARISEKRFLTAVEVLQNALRKLRKPELDDIGALTDLRSYLANQETALMDILVEELHEHLYLKSPYCQERWQSLAKTQGAVTEGFGDIKPIAPFHVILDAIDVDKTVREDPMKNPEADTFYYVGLLVESLNRLGRLQNAVETLKQRLPVELFTIVNETINEVDQRHPSSLRGGSARGDGLHVYGTRETQMRADVIYDLLWSLYGKFEAIGEGHRVFHESIKVLIRREGAGNNSALLGSFKELWNLYQNEIRSLLHNYVTTDADVYQFDSPNPGDTLHGKKDIREHLFKFSEANTKSVEMTSEYDALDNIIQDAVPGLGSRKQDRKGRNVQEGGRRGAGAGSDGLFGNSHQTTGSYKSLVEPSVFNMSLLLPPTLVFLQRLKNIVPPGSDLAASTLTTFLDNFLVNVFQPQLDETLAKLSDTVFGEADAFTQDPAWSQVARRPVFRGTTAFFEVVKAFCRMLGTIPPDQALSSLIVTQMMRYYDRCFSWFKTLVVKAQDPAAEISNDNLRSSARFSLDQGEIQETMKKLFMSEEMDWELAEKEIHLLMELTDESPLDSGDIIQDRDSISSLCLLYTSMKWLAVKIAGLRQITTHDTDTSRQNLPRHSSRRWTLMNDTGKTAGEEGPVSLPLTQETVQAFDSIVSSFEELAGTALLTLHMEIRCRIVHSLSIALSPKVAPYLLDQEVSEPDPQILSLNSELVFFDETIVKYLREKEIAFIRTGLGLLINCYLVSNACKASPMNDKGCGRMQLNILVLQQNLKNVEEGVDLARAANYFSLYEQGADAIVEKAKEDKEQQRGTSAQDPDNFSYDELKALVELCYSEAMAHPERGIATAAKRQMQDKLLGLSEHMWQT